The Conexivisphaera calida genome includes a region encoding these proteins:
- the hisG gene encoding ATP phosphoribosyltransferase produces the protein MLDGRLRIAVPNKGRLRTPALKLLEESGIDPIYDPGSRSLVTPTNLDDVYIVYARAEDIPGVVAAGAADLGITGHDLVMESGEDVEELLDLGFGRARLVVAVPESSGIKSMNDVPSGIRVATKFTRLTEEFFRGLGIDVEIVKISGAAEVMPILGAADAIVDVMSTGTTLALHGLRPIHTVLESSARLVGGPSRDSRRELVDWVVESLRSVILAKRRKLLLMNVPDENLKDVLSVLPAMSGPMVAKVQSEVPMWEVMAAVPLDEVPSLVVELRRRGARDIVALGLERLMP, from the coding sequence GTGCTTGATGGGCGCCTGAGGATAGCGGTGCCCAACAAGGGAAGGCTCCGCACGCCCGCCCTCAAGCTCCTGGAGGAATCCGGAATAGATCCGATATATGACCCCGGTTCCCGCAGCCTGGTGACCCCGACGAACCTGGACGATGTGTACATAGTCTACGCGAGGGCCGAGGATATACCGGGCGTTGTGGCCGCCGGGGCGGCCGACCTCGGGATAACCGGGCACGATCTGGTCATGGAGTCGGGGGAGGACGTGGAGGAGCTGCTGGACCTGGGATTCGGCAGGGCGAGGCTCGTGGTTGCCGTGCCGGAGAGCTCGGGGATAAAGTCGATGAACGACGTGCCGTCCGGGATCCGCGTGGCCACCAAGTTCACTAGGCTGACCGAGGAGTTCTTCCGGGGCCTGGGGATAGACGTGGAGATCGTGAAGATAAGCGGCGCGGCGGAGGTGATGCCCATCCTGGGCGCGGCGGACGCAATAGTTGACGTCATGTCGACAGGGACTACGCTCGCGCTCCACGGGCTCAGGCCGATACACACCGTGCTGGAGAGCTCCGCTCGCCTGGTGGGCGGTCCCTCCAGGGATTCGAGGCGTGAGCTGGTGGACTGGGTGGTCGAATCGCTCAGGAGCGTCATACTGGCGAAGAGGCGGAAGCTGCTCCTGATGAACGTCCCGGACGAGAACCTGAAGGACGTGCTCTCGGTGCTGCCTGCCATGAGCGGCCCCATGGTGGCGAAGGTGCAGTCGGAGGTGCCGATGTGGGAGGTAATGGCGGCCGTCCCGCTGGACGAGGTGCCCTCGCTGGTGGTGGAGCTGCGCAGGAGGGGCGCGCGGGACATAGTCGCGCTGGGCCTCGAGAGGCTGATGCCCTGA
- a CDS encoding HisA/HisF-related TIM barrel protein, producing MDVMPSIDLEAGRAVKRIRGVRGTGLVLGDPVDLARRLADAGARWIHVVDLDGAEAGRPLNMGVLRGLKDLGLMVQYGGGLRTVDDVEAAISAGADRVVIGSAWTLDPSFMGEAASGGRAVMAAIDERGGRIVHGGWRAESELTLEDALRILEDMPVVGYLYTQVDVEGTMGGPDVRRVRTLRGLTRRLLVCAGGIASIKDLEELCRAGADGAVLGMALYSGAVALEDALELARRCS from the coding sequence ATGGACGTTATGCCATCCATCGACCTGGAGGCCGGAAGGGCCGTGAAGAGGATACGCGGGGTCAGGGGGACCGGCCTTGTCCTCGGCGATCCAGTGGACCTCGCCCGCCGCCTCGCGGATGCCGGGGCCAGGTGGATACACGTGGTGGACCTCGACGGCGCCGAGGCGGGAAGGCCGCTCAACATGGGAGTCCTGCGCGGCCTGAAGGACCTGGGGCTCATGGTGCAGTATGGGGGAGGCCTTAGGACTGTCGACGACGTGGAGGCAGCTATCTCAGCGGGAGCCGATAGGGTGGTGATAGGTTCCGCGTGGACGCTCGACCCATCGTTCATGGGCGAGGCGGCGTCCGGGGGACGCGCAGTGATGGCGGCGATCGATGAGCGCGGGGGACGCATAGTGCACGGAGGCTGGAGGGCGGAGAGCGAGCTGACGTTGGAGGACGCGCTGCGGATCCTCGAGGATATGCCGGTGGTGGGCTATCTGTACACGCAGGTGGACGTGGAGGGGACCATGGGTGGACCCGACGTGAGGAGGGTCAGGACCCTCAGGGGACTCACCAGGAGGCTCCTCGTGTGCGCGGGCGGCATAGCGTCCATTAAGGATCTGGAGGAACTCTGCCGCGCGGGCGCCGATGGCGCGGTACTGGGGATGGCGCTCTACAGTGGAGCCGTAGCGCTCGAGGATGCCCTGGAGCTGGCCAGGAGGTGTTCGTGA
- the hisF gene encoding imidazole glycerol phosphate synthase subunit HisF, producing the protein MPSKRIIPCLDVKGGRVVKGVHFEDLRDAGDPVELASRYEEEGADELVFLDISATEEQRKPLYGIVREVAGSITIPFTVGGGVSGVDDFGRLLDSGADKVSVNTAAVRDPSIISGASREYGSQAVIAAIDAKRTGSRSWEVYVVGGKEPTGIDAVQWAARVASLGAGEILLTSIDRDGTKLGYDLELTAAVISAVNVPVIASGGAGAPRHFLDAFRVGADAALAAGLFHYGELAVRDLKAYLAANGVEVRL; encoded by the coding sequence ATGCCGTCCAAGAGGATCATACCGTGCCTGGACGTCAAGGGCGGACGCGTGGTCAAGGGCGTGCACTTCGAGGACCTAAGGGACGCCGGGGATCCCGTGGAGCTGGCCTCGAGGTATGAGGAGGAAGGCGCTGACGAGCTCGTGTTCCTGGACATATCGGCGACGGAGGAGCAGAGGAAGCCGCTCTACGGGATAGTCCGCGAGGTCGCGGGATCCATAACAATCCCGTTCACGGTGGGCGGAGGCGTGTCTGGCGTCGATGACTTCGGCAGGTTGCTGGACTCCGGCGCGGATAAGGTGTCGGTGAACACGGCCGCCGTGAGGGATCCATCGATAATAAGCGGCGCATCGCGTGAGTATGGCAGCCAGGCCGTCATAGCGGCGATAGACGCCAAGAGGACTGGTTCTAGGTCCTGGGAGGTGTACGTGGTGGGCGGAAAGGAGCCGACGGGGATCGACGCCGTGCAGTGGGCCGCGAGGGTCGCGTCCCTGGGCGCCGGCGAGATACTGCTGACGAGCATAGACAGGGATGGGACGAAGCTAGGGTACGACCTGGAGCTCACGGCGGCCGTGATCTCCGCGGTCAACGTGCCGGTGATAGCGAGCGGAGGAGCGGGCGCCCCGCGGCACTTCCTGGACGCGTTCAGGGTCGGCGCAGACGCTGCGCTCGCGGCCGGCCTCTTCCACTATGGAGAGCTAGCGGTCCGGGATCTCAAGGCTTATCTGGCCGCCAACGGGGTGGAGGTGAGGCTTTGA
- the hisE gene encoding phosphoribosyl-ATP diphosphatase, protein MSGAGEEDTFEKLYGIILDRLERRPEGSYTASLADRGMGHVARKVGEEAAELMVAALTGEGVAAEAADLIYHVLVLLAMTGVGLEGLKAELERRMPGAGDVGDGKKS, encoded by the coding sequence TTGAGCGGCGCGGGCGAAGAGGACACGTTCGAGAAGCTCTACGGGATAATACTGGACAGGCTGGAGAGGAGGCCAGAGGGAAGCTATACGGCGAGTCTGGCGGATCGGGGAATGGGGCACGTGGCTAGGAAGGTTGGAGAGGAGGCGGCCGAGCTGATGGTGGCGGCACTGACCGGGGAGGGCGTGGCGGCCGAGGCGGCGGACCTGATCTATCACGTGCTGGTGCTGTTGGCCATGACCGGGGTGGGCCTGGAGGGCCTGAAGGCGGAGCTAGAGAGGCGCATGCCGGGGGCGGGCGACGTTGGGGACGGGAAAAAGTCCTAG
- the hisH gene encoding imidazole glycerol phosphate synthase subunit HisH → MGTGKSPRIGIVKYGVGNVFSVAAGLSRAGAIPEIIDAPSKGYDAIVLPGVGAYAPAMTRLGPHRDKILELMDEGTPVLGICLGMQLFFEWSDEWGGSEGLGLLDGRVTALRARKLPHVGWTRVRHVRECRLVDGISSGSYVYFVHSYANVDTSREFVCSTASHEGQEFVAALESPPLYGTQFHPERSDGPGSVVLRNFVRIASER, encoded by the coding sequence TTGGGGACGGGAAAAAGTCCTAGGATAGGGATAGTCAAGTACGGAGTAGGCAACGTCTTCAGCGTGGCTGCCGGGCTCAGCAGGGCCGGCGCCATCCCTGAGATAATAGATGCCCCGTCCAAGGGATATGATGCGATAGTCCTCCCCGGCGTCGGGGCCTACGCTCCAGCGATGACCCGCCTTGGACCCCACAGGGACAAGATACTGGAGCTGATGGACGAAGGAACCCCTGTACTCGGCATATGCCTGGGGATGCAGCTGTTCTTCGAGTGGAGCGACGAGTGGGGTGGATCGGAGGGCCTGGGACTGCTGGACGGCAGGGTGACCGCGCTGAGGGCCAGGAAGCTGCCGCACGTAGGATGGACCAGGGTACGGCACGTCAGGGAGTGCAGGCTGGTGGACGGCATTAGCTCGGGCAGCTATGTTTACTTCGTCCACAGCTACGCGAACGTGGATACCTCGAGGGAGTTCGTCTGCTCCACGGCCAGCCACGAGGGACAGGAGTTCGTGGCGGCGCTGGAATCGCCGCCGCTCTACGGGACGCAGTTCCACCCGGAGAGGAGCGACGGGCCGGGATCGGTGGTCCTCCGCAACTTCGTGCGCATAGCGTCGGAGCGCTGA
- a CDS encoding phosphoribosyl-AMP cyclohydrolase — protein sequence MRDLLDRIDFQKGSGLVPVVVQDAISGEILMLGYADRRAIELTMETGLAHFYSRSRHRLWMKGETSGNTLRVVDLTADCDYDAIFYLAVPAGNTCHTGKWSCFHNYVWDGPLMDALWDLLRESLVGGARPSPLMDCTPPPDPLLVSLSATALLRGYDRRVADASVVAGGCPSIGIVMAQRLGLRAYYAEATREGVEERRLALLGGMYDESVRALLEELEAEDHEVRLAAFVVADVGVPGAERVRRIADLSNDGGRRILRDVRGGRSAEI from the coding sequence TTGCGCGACCTGCTCGATCGGATAGATTTCCAGAAGGGCAGCGGGCTGGTACCAGTGGTGGTCCAGGACGCGATCAGCGGCGAGATCCTCATGCTGGGGTACGCGGACCGCAGGGCGATCGAGCTGACGATGGAGACCGGCCTCGCCCACTTCTACTCCAGGAGCAGGCACAGGCTCTGGATGAAGGGCGAGACGTCGGGGAACACGCTCAGGGTGGTGGACCTGACGGCTGACTGCGACTACGACGCGATATTCTACCTGGCGGTGCCGGCCGGCAACACGTGTCACACGGGAAAGTGGTCGTGCTTCCACAACTACGTCTGGGATGGACCGCTCATGGACGCGCTCTGGGATCTGCTGAGGGAATCGCTGGTCGGCGGAGCCCGCCCATCACCTCTGATGGATTGCACGCCCCCTCCGGATCCACTCCTCGTCTCGCTGTCGGCGACGGCGCTCCTGAGGGGATATGACAGGCGCGTCGCGGACGCGTCGGTCGTCGCGGGAGGCTGCCCCTCGATTGGCATTGTGATGGCGCAGAGGCTGGGACTGAGGGCGTATTACGCGGAGGCGACGCGGGAGGGCGTGGAGGAACGGCGCCTCGCGCTGCTCGGGGGAATGTACGACGAATCCGTGCGCGCGCTGCTCGAGGAGCTGGAGGCGGAGGACCACGAGGTCAGATTGGCCGCGTTCGTCGTGGCGGACGTCGGCGTTCCGGGGGCGGAGCGCGTTCGGAGGATCGCGGACCTGAGCAATGATGGAGGGCGGAGGATCCTGAGGGATGTGAGGGGCGGCCGCAGCGCCGAGATCTAA
- a CDS encoding nitrilase-related carbon-nitrogen hydrolase: MLRVSIAQISPDGTKEENADKVEALIRMARGADLIVFPEYSLGARLEHADRLAEPVDGPLIRRLAAAARESGLAVIMGILESAEGGPYNSVVLMANGDAIVAHRKILLFDALGSIESRYVRPGNMPLTLVRLGEFTVGLATCFELRFPEIFRSLAAAGADLFVVPAAWYAGNLKEEQWLVSAASRAMENVAYLVAADSAARAFVGRSLVVNPWGHVELDLGKGERLVAWEISRDAVDEARSALPLIEMANQHMGTWARVRRIY; encoded by the coding sequence GTGCTCAGGGTATCGATAGCTCAGATATCGCCGGACGGTACGAAGGAGGAGAACGCGGACAAGGTTGAGGCCCTCATAAGGATGGCCCGCGGCGCGGACTTGATAGTTTTCCCCGAGTACTCGCTCGGCGCCAGGCTGGAGCACGCGGATCGCCTGGCGGAGCCGGTGGATGGGCCGCTGATCAGGCGCCTGGCGGCAGCGGCCCGGGAATCCGGCCTCGCGGTGATAATGGGCATCCTAGAGAGTGCCGAGGGCGGTCCATACAACTCCGTGGTGCTAATGGCCAACGGTGACGCTATCGTGGCCCACCGTAAGATCCTGCTCTTCGACGCCCTGGGCTCGATCGAGTCGCGCTACGTGAGGCCAGGGAACATGCCGCTCACGCTGGTCAGGCTCGGGGAGTTCACGGTCGGATTGGCGACTTGCTTCGAGCTCAGGTTCCCCGAGATATTCAGGTCGCTGGCGGCCGCGGGTGCAGATCTGTTCGTGGTGCCTGCCGCGTGGTATGCCGGGAACCTCAAGGAGGAGCAGTGGCTCGTGAGCGCGGCATCCAGGGCCATGGAGAACGTTGCCTACCTGGTGGCGGCGGACAGCGCTGCCCGCGCGTTCGTCGGAAGGAGCCTCGTGGTCAACCCGTGGGGACACGTCGAGCTCGACCTGGGGAAGGGCGAGAGGCTCGTCGCGTGGGAGATATCGAGGGATGCAGTGGACGAGGCGCGGTCGGCGCTGCCGCTCATCGAGATGGCGAATCAGCACATGGGAACCTGGGCGCGCGTCAGGCGCATATATTAG
- a CDS encoding Lrp/AsnC family transcriptional regulator, with protein sequence MSNELVDEKDQVILDKLRKNARCSYGEIAKELGMSDVAVMKRIRKLESEGVIRKYTIIADDRRVGYGATSITGVDVDPEHLFEVSSTLKEKPYVKYLAISSGDHQIMVIVKARDNSELARYHEEMSALPGVRRICPSVILDILKFDEV encoded by the coding sequence ATGAGTAATGAGCTCGTCGACGAGAAGGATCAAGTAATTTTGGATAAACTGAGGAAAAATGCCAGATGTTCTTACGGGGAGATCGCGAAGGAACTGGGAATGAGCGATGTTGCCGTCATGAAGAGGATAAGGAAGCTGGAGTCGGAGGGAGTGATCCGGAAGTACACGATAATAGCCGACGATAGAAGGGTGGGATACGGCGCCACGTCCATAACCGGCGTGGACGTGGATCCCGAGCACCTCTTCGAGGTCTCCTCGACGCTCAAGGAGAAGCCATACGTGAAGTACCTGGCTATAAGCTCTGGGGATCACCAGATAATGGTCATCGTGAAGGCCAGGGACAACTCGGAGCTCGCGAGGTATCACGAGGAGATGTCAGCACTACCCGGCGTCAGGAGGATATGCCCCTCCGTGATACTGGACATCCTGAAGTTCGACGAGGTCTGA
- a CDS encoding M1 family aminopeptidase, whose amino-acid sequence MDRDYLTGRGFLYADYAPRFQRQYNYRPRSLSLRISIDVDGRSISGLARYELESWGVLEFDAAEMRIGGVTVDGSPSEFHYDGKVLVVDVPPGTHSVSIEYSTVPRKGVYFAERKGRMFVWSHGETEDNRYWIPLPDSPYVKFPTEVTVVAPAWMTAVSNGVLQGVREVGDRREWTWRLDRPHSPYLIAMAAGDFEVIREDCGGTPLEYYVPRDAAQHARLSFHRTCDVLKFFEEYTGLKYQWPNYKQVVVPEFIYGGMENTTSTLLMDYTLHDEHAHCPGSKFPCPGMEDYTSDPLVAHELAHQWFGDLVTTEDWPHIWLNESFATFMEAIYERHALGEDEFRYTLYKCLRTYLSEYRDRYARPIVFRIYRDPEELFDTHSYEKGCLVLWHLVNTIGEDAFRTAINRYLVSRSFGPASSEDLKDFLEDSSRKRLDWFFYQFLESSGHPVVRYSWEYDASTGTLRLKVEQAQGDDSYPEYRLDLEALISTDRGERRVKVKLHDRSTTLQVQVDGKPKYVCIDPEFRAFIERKPQKGLEDAVNQLSSPYLACRLEAVAALQEDGSGRAVEALARALASDGFWGVRAEAARALGKVGGEAALSALISSMKSERHPRVRQAVADALGSFRAEPRAAEVLRSVLVDEHESYYARARAASSLGRAGGEQYLQALIEAIGYGGHNWSITVGAIEGLSKVGGSQALSAILRETERGNDTLVRAAAVRALGAFPDSPQALDRIRDLIRDPSFRVRRAAVEAAERVSSPRLLDVLDEASYKDVDGRIRRLSRDAARRIREAMEKGAEYAKLRDDIDRMREEQRRLEDRLSRLERVG is encoded by the coding sequence GTGGACCGCGATTATCTGACCGGAAGGGGGTTCCTCTACGCGGACTATGCGCCCAGATTCCAGCGCCAGTACAACTACAGGCCCCGCTCCCTGTCCCTCAGGATCTCGATAGACGTCGATGGTCGCTCCATAAGCGGGCTTGCCCGCTACGAACTCGAGTCCTGGGGCGTCCTCGAGTTCGACGCTGCCGAGATGAGGATCGGCGGCGTCACCGTCGATGGCTCTCCCTCCGAGTTCCACTACGATGGCAAGGTCCTCGTGGTCGACGTGCCCCCGGGGACTCACTCGGTGTCCATCGAGTACTCCACAGTCCCGCGCAAGGGCGTGTACTTCGCCGAGAGGAAGGGGAGGATGTTCGTCTGGAGCCACGGGGAGACGGAGGACAACCGGTACTGGATACCGTTGCCAGATTCGCCCTACGTCAAGTTCCCGACGGAGGTCACGGTGGTCGCGCCGGCCTGGATGACGGCCGTGTCGAACGGTGTGCTGCAGGGGGTGCGTGAGGTCGGCGATCGCAGGGAGTGGACGTGGAGGCTCGATCGTCCGCACTCTCCCTACCTGATAGCGATGGCCGCCGGGGACTTCGAGGTCATAAGGGAGGACTGCGGCGGGACGCCCTTGGAGTACTACGTCCCAAGGGATGCGGCGCAGCACGCCAGGCTCAGCTTCCATCGCACGTGCGACGTCCTCAAGTTCTTCGAGGAGTACACCGGCCTGAAGTACCAGTGGCCGAACTACAAGCAGGTGGTGGTCCCGGAGTTCATCTACGGCGGCATGGAGAACACGACCTCCACGCTCCTCATGGACTACACGCTGCACGACGAGCACGCGCATTGCCCCGGCTCAAAGTTTCCATGTCCCGGCATGGAGGACTACACGTCGGATCCACTCGTGGCGCACGAATTGGCGCATCAATGGTTCGGCGACCTGGTGACCACCGAGGACTGGCCGCACATATGGCTCAACGAGTCGTTCGCGACGTTCATGGAGGCCATATACGAGAGGCACGCACTGGGCGAGGACGAGTTCAGGTATACCCTCTACAAATGCCTCCGGACATATCTGTCCGAGTACAGAGATCGCTACGCGCGCCCGATAGTGTTCAGGATATACAGGGATCCCGAGGAGCTCTTCGACACGCACAGCTACGAGAAGGGATGCCTCGTCCTCTGGCACCTGGTGAACACGATAGGTGAGGACGCCTTCAGGACGGCGATAAACAGGTACCTGGTTTCACGGTCGTTCGGCCCCGCCTCCAGCGAGGACCTGAAGGACTTCCTCGAGGATTCCTCCAGGAAGAGGCTCGACTGGTTCTTCTACCAGTTCCTCGAGTCCTCCGGGCATCCGGTCGTGCGCTACTCATGGGAGTATGATGCCTCCACCGGCACTCTCAGGCTCAAGGTCGAGCAGGCCCAGGGCGACGATTCCTATCCTGAGTACAGGCTGGACCTGGAGGCCCTGATATCCACCGATCGCGGGGAGCGCAGGGTGAAGGTCAAGCTGCACGACAGATCCACCACGCTGCAGGTGCAGGTGGATGGGAAGCCCAAGTACGTGTGCATAGATCCCGAGTTCAGGGCGTTCATCGAGCGGAAGCCGCAGAAGGGACTCGAGGACGCGGTGAATCAGCTCTCGTCGCCCTACCTGGCCTGCAGGCTGGAGGCCGTTGCCGCGCTGCAGGAGGACGGCAGCGGCAGGGCTGTGGAGGCCCTCGCCAGGGCACTGGCATCGGACGGCTTCTGGGGGGTCCGCGCGGAGGCCGCCAGGGCGCTCGGTAAGGTGGGAGGGGAAGCAGCGCTGAGCGCGCTGATTTCGTCCATGAAATCGGAGAGACACCCGAGGGTCAGGCAGGCGGTGGCGGACGCGCTAGGGTCCTTCAGGGCCGAGCCCCGCGCCGCGGAAGTCCTCAGGTCCGTGCTCGTGGATGAGCACGAGAGCTACTATGCCAGGGCGAGGGCGGCGTCATCACTCGGTCGCGCGGGCGGGGAGCAGTACCTGCAGGCACTGATCGAGGCCATAGGCTACGGTGGCCACAACTGGTCCATAACCGTGGGCGCCATAGAGGGACTGTCCAAGGTCGGTGGATCTCAGGCTCTCTCCGCCATCCTGAGGGAGACCGAGCGCGGCAACGACACGCTGGTGAGGGCCGCCGCAGTCCGCGCGCTGGGGGCGTTCCCCGACAGTCCCCAGGCGCTGGACAGGATACGCGATCTCATCAGGGACCCATCCTTCAGGGTCAGGAGGGCCGCGGTGGAGGCAGCGGAGCGCGTCTCCAGCCCGAGGCTGCTCGATGTCCTCGACGAGGCATCGTACAAGGACGTCGATGGCAGAATAAGGAGGCTGTCCAGGGACGCCGCGAGGAGGATCAGGGAGGCGATGGAGAAGGGCGCCGAGTACGCCAAACTACGCGACGACATTGATCGCATGCGCGAGGAACAGCGGCGCCTCGAGGACCGCCTGAGCAGGTTGGAGCGCGTGGGCTAG
- a CDS encoding gamma-glutamylcyclotransferase family protein, whose amino-acid sequence MPGVDIWYFAFGSNMSTRRMKKAIGHWNDARRAILRGYEAGFFSYSQQWGCGVLDLVEREGANVPGVAYLIDDERANVLDRYEGVPSIARRLHVRVEVEGLGEVDAYTYVMVDRRKFVQPSKAYLDSLVSGLREWGYGERVEEILRRARSPGS is encoded by the coding sequence ATGCCCGGCGTGGACATCTGGTATTTCGCGTTCGGAAGCAACATGAGCACGAGGAGGATGAAGAAGGCCATCGGTCACTGGAACGATGCCAGGCGGGCGATCCTCCGGGGATATGAGGCCGGATTCTTCTCGTACTCCCAGCAGTGGGGATGCGGCGTCCTGGACCTCGTGGAGCGGGAGGGAGCTAACGTGCCGGGCGTCGCGTACCTGATCGATGATGAGAGGGCAAACGTGCTGGACAGATACGAGGGAGTTCCATCGATAGCCAGGAGGCTCCACGTGAGGGTGGAGGTGGAGGGACTGGGGGAAGTCGATGCCTACACGTACGTGATGGTGGACAGGCGGAAGTTCGTGCAGCCATCCAAAGCATATCTGGATTCGCTGGTGAGCGGGCTGCGCGAGTGGGGATACGGCGAGCGTGTAGAGGAGATACTCCGCAGGGCTAGGAGCCCCGGGAGCTGA
- a CDS encoding class I SAM-dependent methyltransferase, which yields MSWRIFDELEARYDSWYERNALIYENELSAVEALGLRGIGVEIGVGTGRFAAPLGLPLGIDASERMLRSALSRGIDAVRGMAEDLPLRSSSMDYVLFIVTLCFLEDPLAALREARRVLRKGGTVAVCIVPRDSAWGAYYTSHGGLFYSSAKFYTADEISSMLRSAGLWPVRVTSTLSHGPLDPPAREVPGADPRAGFVCISSRGS from the coding sequence ATGTCGTGGCGCATCTTCGACGAGCTGGAAGCGAGATACGACTCCTGGTACGAGCGGAACGCCCTGATATACGAGAACGAGCTGAGCGCCGTGGAGGCGCTGGGCCTCCGCGGGATCGGTGTGGAGATAGGAGTCGGGACCGGGAGGTTCGCCGCCCCTCTCGGCCTCCCGCTCGGGATAGATGCCAGCGAGCGCATGTTGCGCTCGGCCCTCTCGAGGGGGATCGATGCGGTGAGGGGGATGGCCGAGGACCTGCCCCTCAGGAGCTCCTCCATGGACTATGTGCTCTTCATAGTCACGCTCTGCTTCCTGGAGGATCCGCTGGCCGCGCTCCGTGAGGCGAGGCGCGTCCTGAGGAAAGGTGGAACAGTTGCCGTGTGCATAGTGCCGAGGGACAGCGCGTGGGGCGCCTACTACACGTCGCACGGCGGACTGTTCTACTCAAGTGCGAAGTTCTACACCGCGGATGAGATATCCTCCATGTTGCGCTCGGCCGGCCTGTGGCCGGTGCGCGTCACCTCCACACTTAGTCATGGCCCCCTGGACCCACCGGCCAGGGAGGTGCCGGGCGCGGATCCCCGGGCAGGTTTCGTCTGCATCAGCTCCCGGGGCTCCTAG
- a CDS encoding NAD(P)/FAD-dependent oxidoreductase, which translates to MGAGPAGLFAAYELASSSEGRLRISLVEQGLEATRRICPMDVLAARGKKPVCVGCRPCHVMSGVGGAGALSSGTINLRPDIGGDVDKLVGSWEKADELIRYVDSIFVKFGAPDRLFVPDKDRSNELERMAASAGARFIPVAQRHMGTENTPRVIGAITDYLESAGVTLLTLTKVHDIVKDGGSYSIITNRGELRSRYVVLAPGRSGADWFSELSRRRGIEVEPGPLDIGVRVEIPSYVAEPVTSVVRDPKFIMYTKKYDDKARTFCTNQDGYVVEEYYEDRTVGVNGESYASRSSRNTNFALLVTVKLTDPLEDTIEYGRSIARLATRLGGGRPILQRLGDLEAGRRSTYSRIERSLVEPTLKNFTAGDISMAYPHRIMEDVLEALAKLDLVMPGVASPQTLLYAPEVKYYSVRAKVNADLETTLSGVYAAGDGAGLSRGINGAAATGIIAARGILRREGIEVGPAYSFSVGGLRD; encoded by the coding sequence GTGGGGGCCGGCCCGGCCGGCCTTTTCGCCGCGTATGAGCTCGCCTCCTCCTCAGAGGGAAGGCTTCGCATATCGCTCGTCGAGCAGGGCCTCGAGGCCACCAGGCGCATCTGTCCCATGGACGTCCTCGCGGCGAGGGGCAAGAAACCCGTCTGCGTCGGATGCAGGCCATGCCACGTTATGAGCGGGGTGGGCGGGGCCGGTGCCCTGAGCAGCGGCACGATAAACCTGAGGCCTGACATAGGCGGCGACGTAGATAAGCTCGTGGGCAGCTGGGAGAAGGCGGATGAGCTCATTCGCTACGTCGACTCTATATTTGTGAAGTTCGGCGCGCCGGATCGCCTTTTCGTGCCCGACAAGGACAGATCCAACGAGCTGGAGAGGATGGCGGCGAGCGCGGGCGCGCGCTTCATACCTGTGGCGCAGAGGCACATGGGGACCGAGAACACCCCGAGGGTCATAGGCGCCATCACCGACTACCTCGAGTCCGCCGGGGTCACGCTTCTCACCCTGACGAAGGTCCACGACATAGTCAAGGACGGGGGAAGCTACTCCATAATAACGAACAGGGGCGAGCTCAGGTCCCGCTACGTCGTGCTCGCTCCAGGGCGCAGCGGCGCCGATTGGTTCTCCGAGCTCTCGAGGCGCCGCGGCATAGAGGTGGAACCGGGCCCGCTCGACATAGGCGTCAGGGTTGAGATTCCATCATACGTGGCCGAGCCCGTCACCTCCGTGGTTAGGGATCCCAAATTCATAATGTACACCAAGAAGTACGACGACAAGGCCAGGACGTTCTGCACGAACCAGGACGGATATGTGGTTGAGGAGTATTACGAGGACAGGACTGTCGGCGTCAACGGGGAGAGCTACGCCTCGAGGAGCAGCAGGAACACCAACTTCGCTCTGCTTGTCACGGTGAAGCTCACGGATCCCCTGGAGGACACCATAGAGTACGGGAGGTCGATAGCTAGGCTCGCTACCAGGCTGGGAGGCGGGAGGCCCATACTGCAGCGCCTTGGTGACCTCGAGGCTGGGAGGCGCAGCACCTACTCCAGAATCGAGAGGAGCCTCGTGGAGCCCACGCTGAAGAACTTCACAGCCGGCGACATATCGATGGCCTACCCGCACAGGATAATGGAGGACGTACTGGAGGCGCTCGCCAAGCTGGACCTAGTGATGCCGGGCGTCGCATCGCCGCAGACGCTCCTGTACGCACCTGAGGTCAAGTACTACAGCGTGAGGGCGAAGGTCAACGCCGACCTAGAGACCACCCTGAGCGGAGTCTACGCGGCGGGCGACGGCGCTGGGCTGTCCAGGGGGATAAACGGTGCCGCGGCCACAGGCATAATAGCCGCGCGCGGCATACTGAGGAGGGAGGGCATCGAGGTCGGCCCGGCCTACAGCTTCAGCGTCGGAGGCCTCAGGGACTGA